From a single Nicotiana tabacum cultivar K326 chromosome 8, ASM71507v2, whole genome shotgun sequence genomic region:
- the LOC142162596 gene encoding uncharacterized protein LOC142162596, with protein MRIWDFINSGKETVKGYTPDPVKKVYNTTYYYSAAAVRKIDDVIRVNGIQKLDQYIPDDEGRAKIVSFSTKFIQNASVFAVKEAANIFIPGGKAVAKIYSDTVREMETECQKKQDKSCIKENIGTNSSTNTTVRSDALALLDRSEMLESRELKLGSENRVEADSFAHQTPEDVLRVFMMKEFMGTRYLDNLLVPDHRQQKKKA; from the exons ATGAGAATCTGGGATTTCATTAATTCCGGCAAAGAAACGGTGAAAGGATACACACCGGATCCGGTGAAGAAGGTGTATAATACTACCTATTATTACAGTGCAGCTGCCGTTAGAAAGATCGACGACGTCATTAGAGTTAACGGCATACAGAAGCTGGATCAGTACATACCCGATGATGAAGGTCGGGCTAAGATCGTTAGTTTCAGCACAAAATTCATCCAAAATGCTTCCGTTTTTGCCGTCAAAGAAGCAGCCAACATCTTCATTCCTG GTGGGAAGGCAGTTGCCAAAATTTACTCCGACACAGTTCGTGAAATGGAAACTGAGTGTCAAAAGAAACAAGACAAGTCATGTATCAAGGAAAACATTGGTACTAATTCAAGTACGAATACCACCGTTCGTAGTGATGCTCTGGCATTGCTAGATAGGTCAGAGATGCTGGAAAGCAGGGAGCTGAAGTTAGGTTCTGAAAATAGAGTTGAGGCTGATTCATTTGCACATCAAACACCTGAAGATGTCCTAAGAGTCTTTATGATGAAAGAATTTATGGGCACTCGTTATCTCGACAATTTGTTGGTTCCTGATCATCGACAACAGAAGAAGAAGGCGTAA